The Salmo salar chromosome ssa19, Ssal_v3.1, whole genome shotgun sequence DNA window GTATAATAAACCCCAGCGCCCCATTATAAAGCTGTAGGCAGCTCCTCACAACATGTGTGCACACGGAGCCACTATACTCAGactgagaaggacagagagatacagagggaggtGCAGAGCACTCGGGATTGTTTGTTAAAATCCCATTAATTACATCGTTAACCTGATTGGGTAgacagagggggcagagagagtgcgagagagcggTATCCCAATAGGCAAATCCTCTTCATATTAACCCGCCTCGAGATAATGATGTAAAAGACTCCCCCGTTTTTGCGCGTGATGCTGATCGCCGTGGAGATCTGCTGAAGGTGAATCAGAGCGAATAAGCAGCGTGagcgcagagagggagagagagccgatGCGTCTCCACATCTCAGTTGACAAGTCGAGCAATAATAAGGCATCAAGACCAACTCACTCTCTCTGACAGCGCACAAAGCAAGAAACGTATACAATAGCCGTCGCCTGGAGAAAGTCTCCAGAAACTGCCACCCACTAAAGcagagtctggaggagaggaagtgCTATGGACAGGAGAATGAACTTGAACGGACCGGGAGATATTTTCCACAAAACACTCAGTGCTGTCTCCAACAGAAAGATGGACTCCTTCAGGTCAGCGGCTGGTGTTGACCTGCCGGGGTCCAGGGACCGCCAGTCACCGATCAGCTGTTTCGACCAGACCGACTCAGACCCGATTCAACCCGGTGGACTGGCTGGTGGTCGAGGGGGACCGCTGGGTCTGCCGACCGGATCTTTGTGCGTCAAGTTCGGCGAGAGCAGCAACAGGACCTCGGCGGCCGAGAGCAGTGGCGGGGAGCAGAGCCAGGACGATGACAGCGACGGCAGATGTGAGATGGTCCTCCTGGCCGATGGGAGAACGGTGGCCGCCGGTAAACCAGAGGGAGGTAAGAAAAACAAAGAGCAGAAAACACTCAGACTAAACATCAACGCGCGGGAGAGACGAAGGATGCACGACCTGAACGACGCGCTGGACGAGCTGCGCTCTGTCATCCCGTACGCGCACAGCCCCTCAGTGCGGAAACTCTCCAAAATCGCCACTTTGCTACTCGCCAAAAACTACATCCTCATGCAGGCGCAGGCTCTGGAAGAGATGAGGAGGCTGGTGGCCTATCTGAACCAGGGTCAGGCCATCTCAGCGGCGTCCATACCCGCCACAACGGCCCTTGCTGCTCCAGGTCTACCGGGTCTGAGCGCGGGGATAAGTGCATACGACCAGCCGCCTGTGTACCCCTTCACCACCGGATTGGCCGGGTCTTCCTGCCCCGACAAATGTGTCCTTTTCAACAACGTCACCTCGAGCCTGTTTAAACAATGCACTGACAAGCCTTAACAGCATCACAACAACGAGCCGGTATCAGAGACTCAGAGAAGCACATGCAAGAGAAAAACAACACCACTTTTTAAAACACACGGCGACTTTGGAAAGGTTGCAAGTCAGTGTAGACCATGAAGTAAAGCTGATGATCAGTAGGCCTACTTTTATAACATTTACAAATGCATTCAAAGAAGCGCTTTTTGTTCAGACAATACTTGATTGTGTATATAAAGCATAATTTAAGTGCTGGTATGAATGAAAGTGAAAAACCAAACAGAAGTTTAGGAGCGCAAGTGGTGCTGGATTGACAATTGTTAATTACTTGCTCAAATATGGACCCTGTATGGAGTGTTGACCTGACAACATGCAACCATTTCACTTGAATAGATGGAACATTAGTTAATATAAGAAACTACAAACTTGCTGCTTTATTGACTTGATTTATAACTTATGAAGGCGTTTGCTTATTGGTCGTTATTTGGTGAACTTTTGAGAATTCACTGAGCATCCCATAGGCATGTCCTGAGGGAAAGCAAAGTGAACTGAGTTGAATACGAAATATTTGTTTTCATCTCTCACCCCAAagtatattgtcatttaaatacttttttttatgaAACACTTGTGCTACATTGACAGTTTATTTGGCACTGTAATATAATGGCATTTGAGTCTCCAATGGCCTGTATCTTCAGTTTAGGTCCTTTTCGATTTTTTCCTTTTATTTATTGATTTGAAACATTTTATTTGCATGGTGGTACACTGTATACTGCATAGCGACGTGTCTGATTTGCGTCATTTCTTATACACTCATGCAATAAGGCCGAGGTCTTGAGGGATCCGGCGCGCTGTCAGGTCAAGCAGTGCGTTATTGTAGATACattagttactgtactatatgaaTAAAGAGGGCCAtttgtatgtgtttatgtgttggaaagctttattaaaatatttTGAACATAACGAATTCCTTCGTCTGCTCGTCTGATGTGTAGTCACTGAAAGTGGAGAAATGTAAGATAACGAAGCCGGGACTGAATTCTATTTTTCAGAGGATCGACGTTCATTTTGCCTCATTCATCTTCGAAAAATCAGAACTTGGCTATTTTAGCATATTTTCAAGAAACTGTATTTTGCACGTGATTGTCGACTATTAGCATTCTAACTTTATTTTATATtccatatataattatatattccTGCATCAAAGCCTAAATAACAATGCATTTCAATTTCTCCTTTTCTCAGGTCATGTCTTAGCCTACTAAAACCAAAAAGTGCTTGTTGATCCTCGGAACCTCGCCATATGCCAAGCATGTTGTGTAAGAATAATGACTTGATCATTTTCTGCTCCATCAAAAGCGGTAACTTTTCTAGACGTTGAACTGTAAAGTAACACGAAGCCTTGGGAGCAAAGGCCAGACGTGGTGGGTAATGGTGCCCTCTGGCTAGAAAGACATGTCTGTTAGTATTACTTTACAAAGCTCAGCCAGGCTTAATTATGATTATTAAAACAATTTCCATGACGGTGTCTAATAATATGTTCATTAGACAACAACTGTGTATGAAAACTGTCGACTGTAATACCTACATTCGTTTAATGAAACACATCGTTAAGGCAATTAGACCTCCAGAATGTGATTAAGGAACGTAATTACGACACTGTTCATTGCCGTAATTGGGTGTCTTTAATAACGACGTAGCACAGTGATCAGCAGCATTGCCGTCGGTGTGTATTGTCCTGTATTGTCCTGTTTCTCTTGTCCATCAGCATGACTGAGAGTAAAAGAAGGGCTAAAGGGCAACCTAGTGAAATTGTATTTAAACTGGAGCAATTGTGTATTATCCTAGAAATCACACATTTAATCCAATTAATGAAGGACAGACTACAATAAGAGCTGGTCGAAGAGGATCTACTTTTCTGGCTGGTGCAATTCATTAAGACAACAATATTATCTAGTTTTGATAATGTTACGTTTTCCAATGAGTAGATCTTTTTAACAAACATTTTATTGAGCAAAAATTAATAACAAAATTGAAACAAAACCAAATTACACCAAAATAGATAATAACAAGAATAATATTATTGAAAAAATAATGGTAATTTAAGATAATATAGGCCAAAATAATTGCCGtttaatttattatttttttaaatatttggtgCTACTATAAAATCTCGAAAATATTTTCGTTCACATTCATATTGAATAGTTGAGCCACTTAGTTGAGTCTTCACAGTGACAGTAAGCTATTTGATGTCAGTGGTCATCAATGCGAGcatttcagaaccatggacagcgcaAGTCCTCCTTTTCAGACGTTTTCAGGAGTGCTAGCTGAAGACAACTGCAGAATGTTTGTGCCAACTGAACAACTACTTTGGGACCATATAAACATGAATTGACACAGCTCTTTCAAAGACCTTGTTCTCAGCAAAATATGGGATAAGTCTGGTCCCTCTGGCCCATAGACAGAAAACTAACTTGCTGCATTTAAGGATGAATTCTTCTTTCTAGTAAGCCTTTAAGGTACAATCATGGGGAAAAATACTTCGAATTTTCTTTGATTCATCTTTGAAATAAACAATTCAATGGAAGTATAAAATACACAATACTCGTTTTAAATTAAATTACATTTCATATTAATTTTAAATACACCAAAACATATTGTTTCTAAAGCAgaaacctggacttcatcatatAAATGCCAGTGAAATATTGCCCACAATGGCATGCCTTTAAATGCATTTTGTGTCTGATTCTTATTCAAGTCTAGAGGCTCAGGAAACGGAGGATATTGCACACTGGCAGCGTGCATCATAGTAGAGTGTCCTTGATTTAATACAAAAAAGCCACATATATAAGCAAAGGGTTTCCTTCAAGTCATCGCTAAGATCATACACAGTCCTGTGTGTTTGCCATCATTATTCCAAGGATCTGAATATCCATCTGACATTGTCTACCCTGTTCACGGCTTTGTCATATTTCTGTGCCAGTTTCCAATCTAGggcccagtgtgtgtatatgagccATTTAGACAACAGGGTCATTACACTGTCCTATCTAATCCCATCAAGAGCATAAACGGCTTGAATCACCACACAATGAACCTTAATCAGGAGgggaaataatcagacacacatcaAGAATGGCTCTGGCATAGAAATACTGTCAGCAATTACTGCTAGAAATCAACTACTTTCAGGAGCTGACGCACAAGACTGGA harbors:
- the LOC106579536 gene encoding class E basic helix-loop-helix protein 22, which codes for MDRRMNLNGPGDIFHKTLSAVSNRKMDSFRSAAGVDLPGSRDRQSPISCFDQTDSDPIQPGGLAGGRGGPLGLPTGSLCVKFGESSNRTSAAESSGGEQSQDDDSDGRCEMVLLADGRTVAAGKPEGGKKNKEQKTLRLNINARERRRMHDLNDALDELRSVIPYAHSPSVRKLSKIATLLLAKNYILMQAQALEEMRRLVAYLNQGQAISAASIPATTALAAPGLPGLSAGISAYDQPPVYPFTTGLAGSSCPDKCVLFNNVTSSLFKQCTDKP